A single window of Mycolicibacterium aurum DNA harbors:
- a CDS encoding TetR/AcrR family transcriptional regulator: MLAFHEAPGLPVMAPDDTGSSPRRTRRDEYAEQTRQAVVEAARALFAERGYFATTVNDIAAASRVSAGTVYQQCGGKQGLLRTLMDMWTTAPLVQQTLDQVNAAESLDEALGVLADSYLEFWRRFDDIVQLVAATAAHDGDATESLSQAIIRHRSALHEIARKVRHLGGFDGTFSDDDFADITLYHYGPQNGFHFTVTVLGWPEDRARDFLSAQFAHSLFELGGAPRS; this comes from the coding sequence ATGTTGGCGTTCCATGAAGCGCCAGGCCTGCCGGTGATGGCGCCGGACGACACCGGATCTTCGCCGCGTCGTACCCGGCGCGATGAATACGCCGAACAGACTCGTCAGGCCGTGGTCGAGGCCGCCAGGGCACTGTTCGCCGAGCGCGGGTACTTCGCGACCACCGTCAACGACATCGCTGCGGCCAGCCGGGTGTCGGCGGGCACGGTGTACCAGCAATGCGGTGGCAAGCAAGGCCTGCTGCGCACGTTGATGGACATGTGGACCACGGCACCTCTCGTTCAGCAGACGCTCGACCAGGTCAACGCGGCCGAGAGCCTCGACGAGGCGCTCGGCGTGCTCGCCGATTCCTACCTCGAGTTCTGGCGCCGGTTCGACGACATCGTCCAGCTCGTCGCCGCGACCGCCGCTCATGATGGCGACGCGACGGAGTCGTTGTCCCAGGCGATAATTCGGCACCGAAGCGCGCTGCACGAGATCGCCCGCAAGGTCCGTCACCTCGGTGGTTTCGACGGCACGTTCTCCGACGACGACTTCGCGGACATCACCCTGTACCACTACGGCCCGCAGAACGGCTTTCATTTCACCGTGACCGTGCTGGGCTGGCCAGAAGACCGGGCGCGCGACTTTCTCAGCGCTCAATTCGCCCACTCGCTGTTCGAGCTGGGCGGGGCGCCTCGCTCCTGA
- a CDS encoding FAD-dependent monooxygenase codes for MTPHAIISGAGIGGPALAHQLSARGWRTTVIERYPQRRDEGQNVDIRGAAREVVRRMGVDADIRAAGTGEVGTRFVRADGSAAASFRVGSPGDTDGPTAELEILRGELSRILIERTADGTDYRFDTQLTGVTEHGDGVSVALADGTSLDADLLVIAEGLHSRSRRLVTDVHVNDLGMYFAYATIPRDGSDDLWWEWQHATRSRAVHLRPDNLGTTRAILTFISDVRGLDELDRDSQITILRSTFADVGGAAPRVLAALEAGAPMYFSVAGQVRSPQWSKGRITLLGDAASCNATFGGAGTSLALIGAYILAGELAATADVESALSRYQRVMQPFADAAPRVRAGVLRLANPRTRNGIRVLHAGAALAAGPVGRAVAGIAGRGVVNLGADRLPLPDYPRAG; via the coding sequence GTGACTCCGCATGCAATCATTTCCGGTGCCGGCATCGGCGGTCCGGCGCTGGCCCATCAACTGTCAGCGCGCGGCTGGCGAACCACCGTGATCGAGCGCTACCCGCAGCGCCGTGACGAAGGCCAGAACGTCGACATCCGCGGCGCGGCGCGCGAGGTGGTACGGCGGATGGGCGTCGACGCCGACATCCGTGCGGCCGGCACCGGCGAGGTGGGCACCCGCTTCGTCAGGGCAGACGGGTCGGCGGCCGCGTCGTTTCGGGTCGGCAGCCCCGGTGACACGGACGGTCCCACCGCCGAGTTGGAGATCCTGCGGGGCGAACTGTCCCGCATCCTCATCGAGCGCACCGCCGACGGCACCGACTACCGGTTCGACACGCAGCTCACCGGCGTCACCGAGCACGGTGACGGCGTGTCTGTCGCGCTCGCTGACGGAACGTCGCTCGACGCCGACCTGCTGGTGATCGCCGAGGGCCTGCATTCGCGGTCGCGCCGACTGGTCACCGACGTCCACGTCAACGACCTGGGCATGTACTTCGCCTACGCGACGATCCCCCGCGACGGATCGGACGACCTCTGGTGGGAGTGGCAGCATGCGACCAGGTCGCGCGCCGTCCATCTGCGGCCGGACAACCTCGGGACCACCCGTGCCATCCTGACCTTCATCTCGGACGTCCGCGGCCTCGACGAGCTGGACCGGGACAGCCAGATCACCATCCTGCGAAGCACTTTCGCCGACGTCGGCGGTGCCGCCCCGCGCGTGCTCGCAGCGCTGGAGGCCGGTGCGCCGATGTACTTCTCCGTCGCCGGTCAGGTGCGATCCCCGCAATGGAGCAAGGGCAGGATCACCCTGCTGGGGGACGCCGCGTCCTGCAACGCCACGTTCGGCGGCGCAGGAACCAGCCTCGCGCTCATCGGCGCCTACATCCTCGCGGGTGAGCTCGCCGCCACCGCCGACGTCGAGTCGGCCCTGTCGCGGTACCAACGCGTGATGCAGCCCTTTGCCGACGCCGCTCCCCGTGTCCGTGCCGGGGTACTACGTCTGGCGAATCCGCGGACGCGCAACGGGATTCGCGTTCTCCACGCCGGCGCCGCGCTCGCCGCCGGACCCGTCGGCAGGGCCGTGGCCGGCATCGCGGGCAGGGGCGTGGTCAACCTCGGGGCCGACCGCCTGCCGCTGCCCGATTACCCGCGCGCAGGTTGA
- a CDS encoding nitroreductase family deazaflavin-dependent oxidoreductase encodes MSENAELSPTDWVREQTQRILEQGTTDGVEVLDRPIVLFTTTGAQSGKKRYVPLMRVEEDGRYAMVASKGGDPKHPSWYFNVKANPSVTVQDGDKVLEGTAREIDGDEREHWWKLAVEAYPPYAEYQTKTSRQIPVFLVE; translated from the coding sequence GTGAGTGAGAACGCAGAATTGAGTCCCACCGACTGGGTGCGGGAACAGACCCAGCGCATCCTGGAGCAGGGCACGACCGACGGCGTCGAGGTACTCGACCGGCCGATCGTCCTGTTCACCACCACCGGTGCGCAGTCCGGCAAGAAGCGGTACGTGCCGCTCATGCGGGTCGAGGAGGACGGCCGCTACGCGATGGTCGCGTCCAAGGGCGGCGATCCCAAGCATCCGAGCTGGTACTTCAACGTCAAGGCGAACCCGTCGGTGACCGTGCAGGACGGGGACAAAGTCCTGGAGGGCACCGCACGCGAGATCGACGGCGACGAGCGCGAGCACTGGTGGAAGCTTGCCGTCGAGGCGTACCCGCCGTACGCGGAGTACCAGACCAAGACCTCGCGGCAGATCCCCGTCTTCCTCGTCGAATAG